The following proteins are encoded in a genomic region of Kosakonia oryzae:
- a CDS encoding peroxiredoxin, translated as MTPIKKLVLSLTAAALLNIANAHAALPAGAQAPDFQLQGALAGKPLTFSLQQALKKGPVVLYFFPAAFSKGCTIEAHAFAEATDDFKKLGATVIGVTAGNTDQVDEFSKLECRNKFTVTADPGAKVAAQYETLMQMKGKTLSDRTSFVIAPDGKILLSYTDRNPETHIQKTMEAVKQYASAHS; from the coding sequence ATGACCCCGATAAAAAAACTCGTGCTTAGCCTTACTGCCGCAGCCCTGCTTAACATCGCCAATGCCCACGCTGCCCTGCCCGCTGGCGCACAGGCGCCGGATTTTCAGCTACAAGGTGCGCTGGCCGGGAAACCGCTGACCTTCTCCTTGCAGCAGGCGCTGAAAAAAGGGCCGGTGGTGCTCTACTTCTTCCCGGCGGCGTTCAGTAAAGGCTGTACCATTGAAGCGCATGCTTTTGCCGAAGCCACGGACGATTTCAAAAAGCTCGGTGCTACGGTGATTGGCGTCACCGCCGGGAATACCGATCAAGTAGATGAGTTCTCGAAGCTGGAGTGCCGCAATAAATTTACCGTCACCGCCGATCCGGGAGCGAAAGTGGCCGCCCAGTACGAAACGCTGATGCAGATGAAGGGCAAAACCCTTTCCGATCGCACCTCGTTTGTCATCGCCCCGGATGGCAAGATCCTGCTGAGCTACACTGACAGAAATCCGGAAACGCATATTCAGAAAACAATGGAAGCGGTGAAACAGTACGCCAGTGCGCATTCCTGA
- a CDS encoding SgrR family transcriptional regulator, with the protein MIFNSAAKKSSLLRRYNRLLNKYSTYPNELSLAQIAETLACTSRYARSLLNEMQEEGWLAWSSRPGRGALGVLQCRMTTAALETLLAGEYPAAETKNTPATVETRASEDGYRYVISFYRPLLTPVPSVHVDRAGRHVLQMVHDGLMRHLPEQREPVPGLAHTVRVSDDGLCWRFMLRRGLVWHNGEPVAPEQLLAALQRYVGGPGLPHVVSATLRGHVLTLTLRQPDIMLPWRLANPVYALPHPENGSIGLGPFRVTEHTNTRMVLSRAANWYGETPQAAEVTFNTPLNSLPLPFEVHLDTPRSLLTPDAVTCKQSTDAFYYLFFNMLRARLSPEQQKVIRVLTRSISAAFIENEKNAAPLPEWMREEEESYVETPLPATLNLIYFRSPKMTKLVGALEKSLSYRGCRLNVTPVSVTHWLLQDNIWEEQDICFAFMRFGHYPEFSMEERFRHSVIWRWFWGTEQWQRATSTLDKINAGAAAAYHQRIQRLLRFMIHRGLIAPQFLQRYRLMAPTSIEGIHCYSQCWPDFTRLWTDEPDTDEGVATGAS; encoded by the coding sequence ATGATTTTTAATTCCGCCGCCAAAAAAAGTAGTTTGCTGCGCCGATATAACCGTCTGCTTAATAAGTACAGCACTTATCCTAACGAATTATCACTGGCGCAGATTGCTGAAACCCTGGCCTGCACGTCACGTTATGCGCGCTCATTGCTGAATGAGATGCAGGAAGAGGGCTGGCTTGCCTGGAGTTCCCGGCCGGGACGCGGCGCGCTGGGCGTTTTGCAGTGCCGGATGACCACGGCGGCGCTGGAAACCTTGCTCGCCGGGGAGTATCCGGCGGCTGAGACGAAAAACACCCCTGCGACGGTTGAAACGCGGGCTTCTGAAGATGGTTACCGTTACGTCATCTCTTTTTATCGCCCGTTGCTGACGCCGGTTCCTTCAGTGCATGTCGACAGGGCCGGACGTCATGTTTTGCAAATGGTGCACGATGGATTAATGCGTCACCTGCCAGAACAGCGCGAGCCGGTTCCCGGGCTGGCGCATACGGTACGCGTCAGTGACGATGGTTTGTGCTGGCGTTTTATGCTGCGCCGCGGGCTGGTGTGGCATAACGGCGAGCCGGTTGCTCCGGAGCAACTGTTAGCTGCGCTGCAACGCTATGTCGGCGGGCCGGGCCTGCCGCATGTGGTGTCGGCAACGCTGCGCGGTCATGTGTTGACCCTGACGCTGCGCCAGCCGGATATCATGCTGCCCTGGCGGCTGGCTAACCCGGTTTATGCTTTGCCGCATCCTGAGAATGGCTCGATAGGGCTGGGGCCGTTTCGCGTCACTGAGCACACCAATACCCGGATGGTCCTCTCGCGCGCCGCCAACTGGTACGGCGAAACACCGCAGGCCGCGGAAGTGACGTTCAATACACCGCTGAACAGCCTGCCGTTGCCGTTCGAAGTGCATCTGGATACTCCCCGTTCGCTGCTGACGCCGGACGCCGTGACCTGCAAGCAGAGCACCGATGCCTTTTACTATCTCTTTTTTAATATGCTGCGTGCCAGGTTGAGCCCGGAGCAGCAGAAGGTGATCCGCGTTCTTACGCGATCGATTAGCGCTGCCTTTATCGAGAATGAGAAAAATGCCGCCCCGTTGCCGGAGTGGATGCGCGAAGAAGAGGAGAGTTACGTCGAAACACCGCTCCCGGCCACTCTTAATCTGATCTATTTTCGTTCGCCGAAAATGACGAAGCTGGTCGGTGCGCTGGAGAAGAGCCTGAGCTATCGCGGATGTCGGCTCAACGTAACGCCGGTGAGCGTCACCCACTGGCTGCTGCAGGATAATATCTGGGAAGAGCAGGATATCTGCTTTGCGTTTATGCGCTTTGGCCACTACCCGGAATTTTCAATGGAAGAGCGCTTTCGTCACAGCGTGATTTGGCGCTGGTTCTGGGGAACGGAACAGTGGCAGCGTGCGACCAGCACGCTGGATAAGATCAATGCCGGGGCTGCGGCGGCTTATCACCAGCGCATTCAGCGTCTGCTGCGCTTTATGATCCACCGTGGCTTGATAGCGCCCCAGTTCCTGCAACGCTACCGGCTGATGGCACCGACTTCAATTGAGGGGATTCACTGCTACTCACAGTGCTGGCCGGATTTTACTCGTCTGTGGACCGATGAACCTGATACAGATGAAGGTGTTGCCACAGGCGCGTCATGA
- a CDS encoding flagella synthesis protein FlgN produces MENFTVILHNMVKRLDELDSTLAEENRQLSQAQINPVSLQVISDNKSRLLAAINFYDEQRRQEETQLRIAPPFMRHREPAALWERITRVVKKCNEQNQQSFQLLEMHMKRVNDVKKLVSQVASSPMYGASGGSGQQDAGTMYRISV; encoded by the coding sequence ATGGAAAATTTTACCGTTATTTTGCACAACATGGTGAAGCGGCTGGACGAACTGGACAGCACGCTCGCCGAAGAGAACCGCCAGTTAAGTCAGGCGCAAATCAATCCGGTCTCGCTCCAGGTGATCTCGGATAACAAGAGCCGACTGTTAGCGGCGATCAACTTTTATGATGAACAACGCCGTCAGGAAGAGACGCAGCTGCGGATAGCGCCTCCCTTTATGCGTCATCGCGAACCTGCCGCCCTGTGGGAGCGCATTACCCGCGTGGTGAAAAAGTGTAATGAGCAGAACCAGCAGAGTTTTCAACTGCTGGAGATGCACATGAAACGGGTGAACGACGTGAAGAAGCTGGTAAGCCAGGTAGCCTCTTCACCGATGTACGGCGCAAGCGGCGGTAGCGGCCAGCAGGATGCAGGCACGATGTACCGCATTTCGGTGTAA
- the flgM gene encoding flagellar biosynthesis anti-sigma factor FlgM, protein MNIERTRQAKPVQATSMQSQSEIRDKNAQASQARKDAAGESSTQVKLSQLTQQFKSDTSRDIDTARVAEIKAKMDAGELTLDSDKIASALVRDIFNFS, encoded by the coding sequence ATGAACATAGAACGCACCCGGCAGGCGAAGCCTGTCCAGGCAACCAGCATGCAATCTCAATCTGAGATACGCGACAAAAACGCTCAGGCTTCTCAAGCGCGTAAAGACGCCGCCGGAGAATCCAGCACCCAGGTCAAACTCAGCCAACTGACCCAACAGTTCAAATCGGATACCAGCCGGGATATCGATACCGCACGCGTTGCCGAGATCAAGGCCAAAATGGATGCCGGAGAACTGACCCTCGACAGCGACAAAATCGCCAGCGCGCTGGTGCGCGACATCTTCAATTTCTCGTAA
- the flgA gene encoding flagellar basal body P-ring formation chaperone FlgA — MPISLSKLSCTLLMCWGLSLSPAQAATSELQNRIASLLAANNEGQNQPTFHITILTPETRLAKLCPEPNLRLIGHPARLTGNRSVAARCGNRQQFIQIKVNAIGKYWVVARPLTAGQVITPQDIRPMEGELGNLPAGLLFDAEKIIGSTPTRTLHPGQPLTANQLRHRWAVLATQKVEIIAPGNGFMIHARGKALNNGGLDDRVRVQMRNGQIVTAVVTGDERVSMNMDN, encoded by the coding sequence ATGCCTATTTCATTAAGTAAACTCTCATGCACTTTATTAATGTGCTGGGGGTTATCTCTGTCCCCGGCGCAGGCAGCGACCAGCGAACTGCAAAACCGAATCGCCAGTCTGTTGGCTGCTAATAATGAAGGGCAAAATCAGCCAACGTTTCATATCACCATTTTGACGCCCGAAACGAGACTCGCGAAGCTCTGCCCTGAGCCGAATTTGCGCCTTATCGGGCATCCGGCGCGCCTGACCGGAAATCGCAGCGTGGCGGCCCGCTGCGGGAATAGGCAGCAATTTATTCAGATAAAGGTAAACGCCATCGGCAAATACTGGGTCGTTGCACGCCCGCTCACCGCCGGCCAGGTCATCACCCCGCAGGATATTCGCCCGATGGAGGGAGAACTGGGCAACTTACCCGCCGGTCTGCTGTTCGATGCAGAAAAGATTATCGGCTCCACGCCTACGCGCACGCTGCATCCGGGGCAACCGCTGACAGCCAACCAGTTGCGCCATCGCTGGGCGGTACTGGCGACCCAGAAAGTGGAGATCATCGCGCCGGGCAATGGCTTTATGATCCACGCCCGGGGGAAAGCGCTGAATAACGGCGGGCTGGACGATCGCGTCCGGGTACAGATGCGTAATGGGCAGATTGTGACTGCCGTTGTGACTGGCGACGAGAGGGTAAGTATGAACATGGACAATTGA